Genomic window (Escherichia fergusonii ATCC 35469):
ATCACCGAGAAGGTGCTGCTGTTCGGACAGGCCATTCAGACTGCCGGTACAGTAAAAGGCCGTGGTTCCAACCAGCACGCTAAGTCGGACTGGATGGAGATGGAAAAGCAGCGTGGGATCTCCATTACCACCTCTGTGATGCAGTTTCCGTATCACGACTGCCTGGTTAACCTGCTCGACACCCCCGGGCACGAAGACTTCTCGGAAGATACCTATCGTACCCTGACGGCGGTGGACTGCTGCCTGATGGTTATCGACGCTGCAAAAGGTGTTGAAGATCGTACCCGTAAGCTGATGGAAGTTACCCGTCTGCGCGATACGCCGATCCTTACCTTTATGAACAAACTTGACCGTGATATCCGCGATCCGATGGAGCTGCTCGATGAAGTTGAGAACGAGCTGAAAATCGGCTGCGCACCGATCACCTGGCCGATTGGCTGCGGCAAGCTGTTTAAAGGCGTTTACCACCTTTATAAAGACGAAACCTATCTCTATCAGAGCGGTAAAGGTCACACCATTCAGGAAGTCCGTATTGTTAAAGGGCTGAATAACCCGGATCTCGATGCTGCGGTTGGTGAAGATCTGGCACAGCAGCTGCGTGACGAACTGGAACTGGTGAAAGGCGCGTCTAACGAGTTCGACAAAGAATTGTTCCTTGCGGGCGAAATTACTCCAGTGTTCTTTGGTACTGCGCTGGGTAACTTCGGCGTCGATCATATGCTGGATGGCCTGGTAGAGTGGGCACCTGCGCCGATGCCGCGTCAGACTGATACCCGTACCGTAGAGGCGAGCGAAGATAAATTTACCGGCTTCGTATTTAAAATTCAGGCCAACATGGACCCGAAA
Coding sequences:
- the prfC gene encoding peptide chain release factor 3; its protein translation is MTSLLAAEVAKRRTFAIISHPDAGKTTITEKVLLFGQAIQTAGTVKGRGSNQHAKSDWMEMEKQRGISITTSVMQFPYHDCLVNLLDTPGHEDFSEDTYRTLTAVDCCLMVIDAAKGVEDRTRKLMEVTRLRDTPILTFMNKLDRDIRDPMELLDEVENELKIGCAPITWPIGCGKLFKGVYHLYKDETYLYQSGKGHTIQEVRIVKGLNNPDLDAAVGEDLAQQLRDELELVKGASNEFDKELFLAGEITPVFFGTALGNFGVDHMLDGLVEWAPAPMPRQTDTRTVEASEDKFTGFVFKIQANMDPKHRDRVAFMRVVSGKYEKGMKLRQVRTAKDVVISDALTFMAGDRSHVEEAYPGDILGLHNHGTIQIGDTFTQGEMMKFTGIPNFAPELFRRIRLKDPLKQKQLLKGLVQLSEEGAVQVFRPISNNDLIVGAVGVLQFDVVVARLKSEYNVEAVYESVNVATARWVECADAKKFEEFKRKNESQLALDGGDNLAYIATSMVNLRLAQERYPDVQFHQTREH